Within Garra rufa chromosome 9, GarRuf1.0, whole genome shotgun sequence, the genomic segment GTAGTATTTAGATTACGATCATGTTAGATAACATTACTGACCAAGACACACTGGTGACATTTATAGTTTACGTCAGTCAAAAAGCCTAATTTTGTCATTTGTCTGGGTTTTTGACTGTATTACTAAAATGCACATATTCAGATAAAATGTAATCTGATGATCTTCAGGCCTACAGAGGTTCACTCGGAGTGGTGGAGCAGGTCAGGAGCTACTATGTTGACTGGAGGATGGTACGGGATGTGAAGAGGAGACAAATGGCATTTGAGTATGCAGACACAAGACTGCGCATCAATGCCATTAGGAAGAATACTATTTTGCCAAAAGAGCTGCAGGTACGTTCAAAGTCTTGCAGTTTCCATTCAGTGGAAGGGAATACCTTGTTTAGaatgctatctatctatctatctatctatctatctatctatctatctatctatctatctatctatctatctatctatctatctatctatttatctgtctgtctatatatttgCAGGATTTTAAACCCATTTACACAGTCATTAATCTTTATTTTGACTTGCAATAAACAAATGAATTGAATGTCAAAATATTGCTCTAGAAACTAATATTAAAAAGGGCTGTGTTGCTCATGTTTTTTTCCCCACAGGAGATAGCTGATAAAGAAATAGCCGCACTACCTCGAGACAGTTGTCCCGTGCGCATTCGTAACAGGTGTGTGATGACATCACGTCCACGTGGAGTGAAACGCCGATGGCGTCTTAGTCGCATTGTTTTTCGCCATTTAGCGGACCACAACCAGATGTCTGGAATACAGAGATCAATGTGGTGATCAGCCATGGAATTGTAGAAGTGTTGTGTTATAAATCCTTGTGATGAAAGAGGATATCTTCTGGCAAAAAATGCAAAGACACAGAGCTGGAAATACAAACAAGcacctgttcaaatgtttttttttttttactgaaatgatTCAGATTTCATATTGTGACATTTTTGTCTTCAACTGATGGCAAATGATGTTATTTTATTGTACATACAATAAAAAGTTATAATGTGCTACTTTTGtgttttgtgcatttttttaGGTTACTGATATCTAACCTTTCTACGTTTTACTCTTTGTTTGGTGTTGTACATTAGAATATTGACAAAAAATACAAGAAGAGGGAGAGATTGTTTAAACTACATCTTTTAGCTACAATGCAAAGaactttaaataatttattataaataaaaatgtaattaattatttgtGAATTAACAAATAAGTACTCCTTATGTTAAGCAAGCTTAAACTAGTAAATTTGACTTGTTAACAAGTAAatgtttagttttatatttaaaaagtatattaaaatatttcctGGGTTCTGTAATAAATCTGGAAAGTTATgagtacatttatgtttaaatttagtatgtttatatattatatattaaatatataaatatatgtatttatatttatttattacactaccagtcaaaagttttaaagaattttaatgtttttgaagtgTCTTCTCATccccgagcctgcatttatttaatccaaagtacctcaaaaatagtaaaatatttgtactatttaaaataactcttttctatttgaatatatttataaaatgtagtttattcctgtgatctcaaagctgaatttttagcctcattactccagtcacacaatccttcaacgccattctaatattctgatttgctgctcaaaaaaaaaaaatgttttattttgttaaaaacagctgagtaaattgtttttacaaaaaaaaacattttactgactccaagctattgggtggtatggtgtataatgttacaaaagctttttaatgctgacctttggatatttctattcatcaaagaatccagaataaaattgactcagctgttttaataaatgtttcttgaacagcgaatcagcatatcagaatgatttctgaagtatcatgtgacacagaatggagtaataatgctgaaaatttagctttgatcacaagaataaattacattttaaaatatattaaaatagaaagcattcttttaaatagtaaaaatatttcacaatattactgctttttgatcaaatacatgcaggcttgttgagcaaaaGAAAATTCTTCAAAAAATTTTGATTAGCATACATTAGGAATTATTTTACCCCATAGGTAATGTAATAAATTTGCAACAGTTacatgtttatattattattatgattctGAAGAATACTTGGCTTTTGTAAGAATGTTCACTAAAattaggacttttattttgacattacATAACACGGAAGCAAGAATCCTTCTAGAAACAGAAACAGCGCTTCATGCATATCAGCGGACACGCAGCGCCAGATCAAGAGCAAAGTTCAATTTCatcatttaaattaaaaactacAGAAGGTAGTTTCCTACGGTTTCTTCAATGACAACTATGGATATCAACGAACAGGTACAATGGACtgtttttatgtgttttattCACTTTAGTTCCATGTAGTGAATAAATATAGCAGCCCTGTCAGGTTTCGTTTTCAATTAACTAAAGCCTTATGCATTGGTTTAAAGACGCTTTTATGAATGA encodes:
- the LOC141343420 gene encoding small ribosomal subunit protein uS14m-like — translated: MAACKLLSTGFGFLQSSLPFCRQAYRGSLGVVEQVRSYYVDWRMVRDVKRRQMAFEYADTRLRINAIRKNTILPKELQEIADKEIAALPRDSCPVRIRNRCVMTSRPRGVKRRWRLSRIVFRHLADHNQMSGIQRSMW